In Streptomyces sp. NBC_00448, the following are encoded in one genomic region:
- a CDS encoding TetR/AcrR family transcriptional regulator yields MADPHDPYDTPAPHDIPAPPPPSRRRRADARRSIDAILNATRVVLGERPDASMEDIAAAAGVTRQTVYAHFSSREVLVAALVEVASAEFAALLDEAALETAPPADALTRYLDAGWRFLDRYPLLLHSATAQIPRPADDPHDFVPPRLARLIQRGQYAGDFDLALPADWLAAAILGLQHTAVDQVAAGLLTNDKAAELCAESALRLCGGQAQP; encoded by the coding sequence ATGGCCGACCCGCACGACCCGTACGACACCCCCGCGCCGCACGACATCCCCGCACCGCCGCCGCCGTCACGGCGCCGCCGGGCCGACGCCCGGCGCAGCATCGACGCGATCCTCAACGCGACCCGGGTGGTGCTCGGCGAGCGGCCCGACGCGAGCATGGAGGACATCGCCGCCGCGGCCGGCGTCACCCGCCAGACCGTCTACGCGCACTTCTCCTCGCGGGAGGTCCTGGTCGCGGCCCTCGTCGAGGTCGCGTCCGCCGAGTTCGCCGCGCTGCTCGACGAGGCCGCTCTCGAGACCGCCCCGCCCGCCGACGCGCTGACCCGGTACCTCGACGCCGGCTGGCGGTTCCTCGACCGCTACCCCCTCCTGCTGCACTCCGCCACGGCCCAGATCCCGCGGCCCGCCGACGACCCCCACGACTTCGTGCCCCCGCGGCTCGCCCGGCTCATCCAACGCGGCCAGTACGCGGGCGACTTCGACCTGGCGCTGCCCGCGGACTGGCTCGCCGCCGCCATCCTCGGGCTCCAGCACACCGCCGTGGACCAGGTCGCGGCCGGGCTGCTGACCAACGACAAGGCGGCGGAGCTGTGTGCGGAGAGCGCGCTGCGCCTCTGCGGCGGTCAGGCACAGCCGTAG